One stretch of Amycolatopsis tolypomycina DNA includes these proteins:
- a CDS encoding glycoside hydrolase family 27 protein — MKRLLFVVIAVLAFLSVVVAPAGARTPFVKPFMGWSSWSLESSTRAGYGTSWLNESHIRDAASAMASKLKSAGYTYVNIDSGWNASQSWVFHTDVNGIPDPDPTRFPSGIPALASYVHSLGLKLGLYAVTGLEKEVYDKNAPILGTSCRAQDIAYRPLTPSNGWGGNWKVDFTNPCAQKYYDSIVARFASWGVDFVKVDGTTADNVADIAAWSAAIDHSRRPMWLTASAWPVPRSIGAALAPYANGVRVDTDIECYCETVSTWDSSVKARWADLPGWLGVFGPQYRPDLDSMPISNNTGSGIQDGISDVERQSVMTFWSMASSPLYVGGDIYFLDASAVSILTNPEVIAVDHAGTYPTRVRGGDLQVWKKRAPDGRWYAAVYNLGATPADITVDLGIPGARPVRDLVARKDLGRFRGSWTAAAVPPHGSRLVRIG, encoded by the coding sequence ATGAAGCGCCTCCTTTTCGTTGTCATTGCTGTGCTCGCCTTCCTTTCCGTGGTGGTCGCCCCGGCCGGCGCGCGGACGCCGTTCGTCAAGCCGTTCATGGGCTGGAGCAGCTGGAGCCTCGAGTCGTCGACCCGCGCGGGTTACGGCACTTCGTGGCTGAACGAGTCACACATCCGTGACGCGGCTTCGGCCATGGCTTCGAAGCTCAAATCCGCCGGCTACACCTACGTCAACATCGACTCGGGCTGGAACGCTTCGCAGTCCTGGGTCTTCCACACCGACGTCAACGGCATCCCCGACCCCGATCCGACGCGCTTCCCGTCCGGGATCCCGGCGCTGGCTTCGTACGTCCACTCGCTGGGGCTCAAGCTCGGCCTGTACGCGGTCACGGGCCTGGAAAAGGAGGTCTACGACAAGAACGCGCCGATCCTGGGGACGTCGTGCCGCGCGCAGGACATCGCGTACCGGCCGCTGACGCCGTCGAACGGCTGGGGCGGCAACTGGAAGGTCGACTTCACGAACCCGTGCGCGCAAAAGTACTACGACTCGATCGTGGCGCGCTTCGCTTCCTGGGGCGTCGACTTCGTCAAGGTCGACGGGACGACCGCGGACAACGTCGCGGACATCGCGGCGTGGTCGGCCGCGATCGACCACTCGCGGCGGCCGATGTGGCTGACGGCGAGCGCGTGGCCCGTGCCGCGGTCCATCGGTGCCGCTCTTGCGCCTTACGCCAACGGCGTGCGCGTCGACACGGACATCGAGTGCTACTGCGAGACGGTGTCCACCTGGGACAGCTCGGTGAAGGCGCGCTGGGCGGACCTGCCGGGCTGGCTGGGCGTGTTCGGGCCGCAGTACCGGCCGGACCTCGACTCGATGCCGATCAGCAACAACACCGGCAGCGGCATCCAGGACGGGATCTCCGACGTCGAGCGGCAGAGCGTGATGACGTTCTGGTCCATGGCTTCTTCGCCGTTGTACGTCGGGGGAGACATTTATTTCCTGGACGCCTCCGCGGTGTCGATCCTGACGAACCCCGAGGTCATCGCGGTCGACCACGCGGGTACTTATCCGACCCGCGTCCGCGGCGGCGACCTGCAGGTGTGGAAGAAGCGCGCGCCGGACGGGCGGTGGTACGCGGCCGTCTACAACCTGGGTGCCACGCCCGCGGACATCACCGTGGACCTGGGGATTCCGGGGGCGCGGCCGGTGCGTGACCTGGTCGCGCGGAAGGACCTCGGGCGGTTCCGCGGCTCGTGGACGGCGGCCGCCGTACCGCCGCACGGCTCGCGGCTGGTCCGGATCGGCTGA
- a CDS encoding CoA transferase subunit A — MAEVLSLEEAVARLVHDGDTVALEGFTHLIPVAAGHEIIRQRRRDLTLVRMTPDIVYDQLIGAGCARKLIFSWGGNPGVGSLHRFRDAVQHDWPVPLEIEEHSHAGMANRYVAGASGLPFAVLRGYTGTDLPAQTATIKPITCPFTGEKLTAVPALNPDVTIVHAQRADRAGNVQMWGITGVQKEAVLAAKRSIVTVEEIVDELEPRPGAVVLPAWVVTAVAEVPGGAKPSYAAGYYERDNAAYQAWDEVGRDREEFTKWLNELTGVKA, encoded by the coding sequence ATGGCGGAGGTGCTGTCGCTGGAGGAGGCCGTGGCCCGGCTGGTGCACGACGGTGACACCGTCGCGCTCGAGGGCTTCACGCACCTCATCCCGGTCGCGGCCGGGCACGAGATCATCCGGCAACGCCGGCGGGATCTCACGCTGGTGCGGATGACCCCCGACATCGTCTACGACCAGCTCATCGGCGCGGGCTGCGCACGCAAGCTGATCTTTTCCTGGGGCGGCAACCCGGGGGTCGGCTCGCTGCACCGCTTCCGCGACGCCGTCCAGCACGACTGGCCCGTGCCACTGGAGATCGAGGAACACAGTCACGCCGGCATGGCGAACCGGTACGTGGCCGGCGCGTCCGGCCTGCCGTTCGCGGTGCTGCGCGGCTACACCGGCACCGACCTGCCGGCACAGACGGCCACGATCAAGCCGATCACCTGCCCGTTCACCGGCGAGAAGCTCACGGCGGTCCCGGCGCTGAACCCGGACGTCACGATCGTCCACGCGCAGCGCGCCGACCGCGCAGGCAACGTGCAGATGTGGGGCATCACCGGCGTCCAGAAGGAGGCGGTGCTGGCGGCGAAGCGCTCGATCGTCACGGTCGAGGAGATCGTCGACGAACTGGAACCCAGGCCGGGTGCGGTGGTCCTCCCGGCGTGGGTGGTCACGGCGGTGGCCGAGGTCCCGGGCGGCGCGAAGCCGTCGTACGCGGCGGGGTACTACGAGCGGGACAACGCGGCGTACCAGGCGTGGGACGAGGTGGGCCGCGACCGCGAAGAGTTCACGAAGTGGTTGAACGAGCTGACCGGGGTGAAGGCATGA
- a CDS encoding CoA-transferase subunit beta → MSVQYSADEMMSVAAARALGDGMSCFVGIGLPSKAANLARRAHAPNLTLIYESGCLGAKPSRLPLSIGDGELADTADAVISVPEVFNYWLQPGRIDVGFLGAAQLDKFGNINTTVIGSDYHDPKVRLPGAGGAPEIAASCGEVFIVLRQNPRAFVEKVDFVTSFGHGSGKGDRERLGLPGRGPTLVVTDLGLLRPDPDTAELTLTQLHPGVDLDSAIAATGWKLKVSEDLETTPAPTAQELTLLRDLEKASA, encoded by the coding sequence ATGAGCGTCCAGTACTCGGCCGACGAGATGATGAGCGTCGCGGCGGCCCGCGCCCTCGGCGACGGCATGTCGTGCTTCGTCGGCATCGGCCTCCCGAGCAAGGCGGCGAACCTCGCCCGCCGGGCGCACGCCCCGAACCTCACCCTGATCTACGAATCCGGTTGCCTGGGCGCCAAGCCGTCGAGGCTGCCGCTCTCCATCGGCGACGGCGAGCTCGCCGACACGGCGGACGCGGTGATCAGCGTGCCGGAGGTGTTCAACTACTGGCTCCAGCCGGGCCGCATCGACGTGGGCTTCCTCGGCGCGGCCCAGCTCGACAAGTTCGGCAACATCAACACCACGGTGATCGGCTCGGACTACCACGACCCGAAGGTCAGGTTGCCCGGCGCCGGCGGTGCCCCGGAGATCGCGGCCTCCTGCGGCGAGGTGTTCATCGTGCTGCGCCAGAACCCCCGGGCGTTCGTGGAGAAGGTCGACTTCGTGACGTCCTTCGGCCACGGCTCGGGCAAGGGCGACCGCGAGCGCCTCGGCCTCCCCGGCCGCGGCCCCACGCTGGTGGTGACGGACCTGGGCCTGCTGCGCCCCGACCCGGACACGGCGGAGCTGACGTTGACGCAGCTGCACCCCGGCGTGGACCTCGACAGCGCCATCGCGGCCACGGGGTGGAAACTGAAGGTGTCCGAAGACCTCGAGACCACCCCGGCCCCCACGGCGCAGGAGCTGACCCTCCTGCGAGACCTGGAGAAGGCAAGCGCATGA
- a CDS encoding thiolase family protein produces the protein MTDVYILDAIRTPFGRYGGALAGVRPDDLAAGVLRALAQRNDLDPSTVDEVTLGDANGAGEDNRNVARMATLLAGWPTTVPGSTVNRLCGSGLDAAIQASRAIQTGDASLVVAGGVESMTRSPLVMPKPEKAFPAGNQTLYNTALGWRMVNPAMPAQWTVSLGESTEQLAERYGIGRDEQDAFAARSHVTAAKAWDEGFYDDLVVPVEGVDLTRDEGIRPDSSPEKLAKLKPVFRKENGTVTAGNASPLNDGASALLLGDEAAAGRLGKAPLARIAGRGAAGVDPDVFGIGPVRAAEIALERAGIGWGDLAAVELNEAFAAQSLACLRDWKDLDPEIVNTHGGAIAIGHPLGASGGRILGTLAHDLHRRGGGWGLAAICIGVGQGLAVVLEGR, from the coding sequence ATGACCGACGTCTACATCCTCGACGCGATCCGCACCCCGTTCGGCCGTTACGGCGGCGCACTGGCCGGCGTCCGCCCGGACGACCTGGCGGCCGGGGTCCTGCGCGCTCTGGCGCAGCGCAACGATCTGGACCCGTCCACAGTGGACGAAGTCACCCTCGGCGACGCCAACGGCGCGGGCGAGGACAACCGCAACGTGGCCCGCATGGCCACCCTCCTCGCCGGCTGGCCCACCACCGTCCCCGGCAGCACGGTCAACCGCCTCTGCGGCTCCGGCCTCGACGCGGCGATCCAGGCCAGCCGCGCGATCCAGACCGGCGACGCCTCCCTCGTCGTCGCGGGCGGCGTCGAGTCCATGACCCGTTCCCCGCTGGTCATGCCGAAGCCGGAGAAGGCGTTCCCGGCCGGCAACCAGACCCTCTACAACACCGCGCTCGGCTGGCGCATGGTCAACCCGGCGATGCCCGCGCAGTGGACGGTCTCCCTCGGCGAGTCCACCGAGCAGCTCGCCGAGCGCTATGGCATCGGCCGCGACGAGCAGGACGCCTTCGCCGCCCGCAGCCACGTCACCGCCGCCAAGGCGTGGGACGAAGGCTTCTACGACGACCTGGTCGTCCCGGTCGAGGGCGTCGACCTGACCCGCGACGAAGGCATCCGCCCGGACTCCAGCCCCGAAAAGCTCGCCAAGCTGAAGCCCGTCTTCCGCAAGGAAAACGGCACCGTCACCGCGGGCAACGCCTCCCCGCTCAACGACGGCGCCTCGGCGCTGCTCCTCGGCGACGAAGCCGCCGCGGGCCGTCTGGGCAAGGCCCCGCTGGCCCGGATCGCCGGGCGCGGCGCGGCGGGCGTCGACCCGGACGTCTTCGGCATCGGCCCGGTGCGCGCGGCCGAGATCGCCCTCGAACGCGCCGGCATCGGCTGGGGCGACCTGGCCGCGGTCGAGCTCAACGAGGCCTTCGCCGCGCAGTCACTGGCCTGCCTGCGCGACTGGAAGGACCTCGACCCGGAGATCGTCAACACCCACGGCGGCGCCATCGCCATCGGGCACCCGCTCGGCGCGTCCGGCGGCCGGATCCTCGGCACCCTGGCGCACGACCTGCACCGCCGCGGCGGTGGCTGGGGCCTCGCCGCCATCTGCATCGGCGTCGGCCAGGGCCTCGCCGTCGTCCTCGAAGGCCGGTAA
- the pcaH gene encoding protocatechuate 3,4-dioxygenase subunit beta: MATPTEFRLPRYGEDPEGTHPPLDSSGYRSTALRHPKQELVLLPQMLTEVTGPLLGPGRLGEHDNDLTRQHAGEPQGQRIIVTGRLLDGDGRPVRDSLVEIWQANAGGRYRHTGDRWPSPLDPNFDGVGRTLTDSDGRYTFTTIKPGAYPWKNHDNAWRPAHIHFSVFGSAFTQRLVTQMYFPDDPLFSQDPIFNSIPDEKARQRMVSRYDHDVTQAEWALGFQFDIVLRGRDASVFEEEEDEDE; the protein is encoded by the coding sequence GTGGCCACTCCGACCGAATTCAGGCTGCCGCGCTACGGGGAAGACCCCGAAGGCACCCACCCGCCGCTCGACTCCAGCGGCTACCGCTCCACGGCCCTGCGCCACCCGAAGCAGGAGCTCGTCCTGCTCCCGCAGATGCTGACCGAGGTCACCGGCCCGCTGCTCGGCCCCGGCCGCCTCGGCGAGCACGACAACGACCTCACCCGGCAGCACGCCGGCGAACCACAGGGCCAGCGCATCATCGTCACCGGGCGGCTGCTCGACGGCGACGGCCGTCCGGTGCGCGATTCCCTCGTCGAGATCTGGCAGGCGAACGCGGGCGGCCGCTACCGGCACACCGGCGACCGCTGGCCGTCCCCGCTCGACCCGAACTTCGACGGCGTCGGCCGCACCCTGACCGACAGCGACGGCCGCTACACCTTCACCACCATCAAGCCCGGCGCGTACCCGTGGAAGAACCACGACAACGCCTGGCGCCCGGCGCACATCCACTTCTCGGTGTTCGGCTCGGCGTTCACCCAGCGGCTGGTCACCCAGATGTACTTCCCGGACGACCCGCTGTTCTCCCAGGACCCGATCTTCAACTCGATCCCGGACGAGAAGGCCCGGCAGCGGATGGTCTCCCGCTACGACCACGACGTCACGCAGGCCGAGTGGGCGCTCGGGTTCCAGTTCGACATCGTGCTGCGCGGGCGCGACGCGTCGGTGTTCGAAGAGGAAGAGGACGAGGACGAATGA
- the pcaG gene encoding protocatechuate 3,4-dioxygenase subunit alpha gives MTKLLPTPSQTVGPYLSIGLPWPDGPHVVPEGTPGAFWIRGTVRDGNGDPVPDAMIETWQADPEGGFSHPDDPRGAANGEFRGFGRCPTEADGTYGILTLLPGVVPGEGGTTQARHIDVSVFARGLLNRVVTRIYFEDQDNSADPVLATVPEERRGTLIAAKTADGYRFDVRLQGDGETVFFRV, from the coding sequence ATGACCAAGCTGCTGCCCACCCCTTCGCAGACCGTCGGCCCGTACCTGTCGATCGGGCTGCCCTGGCCCGACGGCCCGCACGTCGTGCCCGAGGGCACGCCCGGCGCGTTCTGGATCCGCGGCACCGTCCGCGACGGCAACGGCGACCCGGTCCCGGACGCCATGATCGAGACCTGGCAGGCCGACCCGGAAGGCGGCTTCAGTCACCCGGACGACCCGCGCGGCGCGGCGAACGGCGAGTTCCGCGGCTTCGGCCGCTGCCCGACGGAGGCCGACGGCACCTACGGCATCTTGACCCTGCTGCCGGGCGTGGTTCCCGGCGAAGGCGGCACCACGCAGGCCCGGCACATCGACGTCTCGGTGTTCGCGCGCGGTCTGCTCAACCGGGTCGTCACGCGGATCTACTTCGAAGACCAGGACAACTCGGCCGACCCGGTGCTGGCGACGGTCCCCGAGGAGCGGCGCGGCACGCTGATCGCGGCGAAAACCGCAGACGGCTACCGCTTCGACGTGCGGCTGCAGGGAGACGGCGAGACCGTCTTCTTCCGGGTGTGA